From the Methanofastidiosum sp. genome, the window TAAGGATTTGGAATTATCCTTAATGGTTTCTGAATATTTGGATACTAACCACCATACTTATTTGTATGATGCCGAAGATATTCTAAAAGTCCTCCCTACAGTGATAAAGCACTTGGAGTCTTTTGATGCTGCATTACTCCGAAGCGCAGTTCCAAATTATTTTCTTGCAAAGCTGGCTTCAAAATATGTTAAAGTAATATTAACTGGTGAGGGGGCAGATGAATTGTTTGGCGGATATAAATACATGTCAGAAATATCTAATCCGTATGAATTCCAAAGTGAATTATACAATCTGATATCTAATCTACATAATACAAATCTTCAACGTACCGATAGGATGACCATGGCATTTAGTTTAGAAGCAAGAGTACCTTTTCTCGACAAAAATGTTATTGAAACTTCATTAGGGATTCCTGTAACCTGGAAATTACATCACAAAAAAAGAGTTGAAAAATATATTTTAAGAGAAGCATTCAAAGATATGTTGCCTTATGAGATTATTCATAGGCCAAAAGAAAAATTCTCTCACGGCGCCGGGTCAAAAGATTTGATGGCAAATCATGCAGAGAATCAGATATCGAATAAGGAATTCGACAAAGAAAAAAATATAGGAAAAAATATAATATTAAGATCAAAAGAAGAACTATTATATTATAGGATATTCAACGATATATTTGGGGACTCTATTAACCCAGAAACTGTGGGCAGGACTAGATCAATAGTAAAGGATGAATTGATAAAAATATAGATTTTACAAAATATATTTAAATTAGCTAGTACCATAGAAGTTTGTGAAAATATGAAAGACTTAGATTTCTTTTTTAATCCTTCTTCTATCGCAGTCATAGGCGCTTCAGACACTGTTGGGAGTGTGGGTTATGAAATAATGAAAAATCTCCTTGAAGACTTTCCTGGAGAACTATACCCAATAAATATTAAACAAAAACCTATTTTTGGCAAACCTAGTTACAAGAGTATACTTGACGTGCCCAAAACTATTGAAATGGTAGTTATAGCCATTCCAGCACAATATGTTGCTGACGTTTTAGAAGAATGTGGTAAAAAAGGTGTAAAGGGAGTAGTTATAGTTTCTGGAGGATTTTCAGAAATTGGAGAAAAAGAGAGGGAAGCTAATCTTTTAGAGATATCTAATAAATATGGCATTAGAATAATAGGTCCAAATTGTATAGGAATTTACGATAATTTTTCTGGCGTAAATACAGTATTTTTATCAAAGGAGAAAATTTCTTTCCCTCAAAAAGGTAATATTTCTTTTATTTCACAGAGCGGGGCATTTGCAGGACTTATATTGGACTGGACAAGTAAGGAAAGAATTGGAATATCAAAAGTTGTAAGCTATGGAAATAAAGTAGATGTAAATGAAGCTGACCTTATTGACTACTTATATGATGATGAAACCTCAAAAGTTATTTGTTTGTATATTGAAGGCATACGTCGTGGTCTTAGATTTATGGAATCTGCAAAAAGAGCCTCAAAAAAAGTGCCCATTCTCGCATTGAAATCCGGCAAAACTAAATCTGGAGCTAAAGCCGCTTCAAGCCATACTGGAAGCCTTGCAGGAGAGGATATAATATATGACTCTGCATTTAAACAATCTCACATAATAAGGGCAAGTAATTTTGAAGAACTTTTTGACATGGCAAAAGCTCTAGAAAAACAGGTTTATCCTAAGAGTGACGGGGTTGCAATTTTGACTAATGCGGGCGGACTAGGGGTAATGACAGCAGATGCATTAGAAATGAATGGACTTAGACTTGCCAATTTGGGCGAAGAAACAGTAGAAAAGCTAAAGACCCAGTTTCCCGAAAGAGTAGTTGTTTCAAATCCAATGGACTTAGTTGGAGATGCAGATAAAGAACGTTATGAAATTGCTCTAAAATCCCTTATGGAAGATAAAGACGTAGGTTTAATCGTAGTTATTTTGTTACTTCAGGTTCCAACACTTTCCTTAGATTCTGCAGACATAATCCTCAATATTAAAAAAAATTCTGATAAACCCATTATTATTCTAGCAGCAGGAGGAGAAATCATAACTCCATGCCTTAGAAAATTGGAAGAAGGTGGGCTTGCAGTTTACCCTTCTCCTGAGAGAGCAGCTAGAGCAGCATACGCCTTAGTTAATCATGCAATAGTTCGAGGTGATATCCATAGAGAGGGTAAGGAAAATATTGGAATTTGTAAGATCTGAAGGAAGAAATTCTTTGATGGAACATGAAGCTAAGGAAATAATGAAAGCTTATGGGATAAAAGTACCAAAAGAAGGAATTGCAACTTCTGAAGAAGAAGTACTAAAAATTGCAAGAAAAGTAGAGTATCCGGTAGTACTAAAAATTGCGTCACCCGATATCCAACACAAGACTGATGCAGGTGCAGTATTTTTGAATTTATCAAAAGCAGAGGATATTTTAGAAGGATATAGGAAGGTAATACAGAACTCAAAGAACTTTAAGCCTGATGCAGACATAAGAGGAGTAATAGTCCAGCACATGATGCCAAAGCAAAGAGAAGTTATTATAGGAGTTTCTAAGGACAATCAATTTGGCCATGTTCTCATGTTTGGGCTTGGCGGTATATTTGTTGAAGTATTAAAAGATGTATCTTTTAGGATTATCCCTATTGAAATGGAAGATGCATACGAAATGATTTCTGAGATAAGATCACATCAGATGCTTTGTGGTGTCAGGGGAGAAAAACCATCAGATATAGATGCACTCGTGGATATTATGCTAAAAGTATCAAAATTTGTTTCAGATTTTCCTGAAGTAAAAGAACTCGATTTAAATCCGGTATTTGTTTCCGAAAAAGGTGCTGTAGCCGTAGATGCGTTGATTGTAATAGAGTAATCATTCAATTGCTTCATAATATAAATCATTAAAAGAGCCTTTGTAACTTGCATTGATTAATGAGTAATATCTTGTTTTTTCGATATAGTCACTTGCACTACTAGTTGGATCAAAAACAACCCAGTTCCCTTGATAAAAAAGCTCTACCCATGCATGGCCCGTATTTGATGAAGTGAGACCAAATACTACTTTTACATCTTCTGGACTATATCCTTTTGCCCTTAATAAAGTGCACAATAAAATAGCTTGATCTTCACAGTCACCAGTTCTTAAGTTAAGTGTTTCTTCTGGTAATTGCCAATATTCGAATCTATAGTCGTAAGTTAGATAATCCTCTTCGTACTTAATTTCATCACGCACAAATCTATATATTATAACAGGGTCATTTGTACTAATCCCATTAGAAAAAGACTTTATACTCTGATTTTCAGGTGTTATAAAAACAGTCATATCATATTTTTTTAATTTTTCATAGATATTTATTTCTTCTTTTAATATGTTTATACTTTCGATTCTTTGATTTATTCTGTCCTTAAGATTCTCTATGTTTTTGTTTTCAGTGACAATATTAAGTTCTATCGCCTTAACTTTAGCTTCAATATTAGATCTTTCGTTATTGTAGTAAAGAAGTCTATTCTCTAGTTCTTTCTCTTGGATTAAACTATTGCTATATTGGTAATGCTTAATTAAAAAACCTGAAAATAAAACTGATGAAAAGATCATTAGGATGATAATTAGGATCTTAAAATTTTTGTATTCCATTTTATGACCTCATCAGTTTTTTATCATTGAATCTGAATAATTCTTCGACACTATATACCTTATATATATCATTTTTATTAAATGAATCAAAATTATTATTTTCCCTGGGTAAAAGCAAATATATATTTCCATTCAGTTTCAGCTCTACCCATATATCTGAAGAAGTGGAATTGAGCAAATTTATTTTTGCACCAACCACTTCAACGTCATTTTCACTGAATCCAGAGGCCCTAAGCATAGAAACTAATAAAATAATTTTATCTTCATATTCTCCTTTTTTGCTTTGAATAATATTTTTTGGATAGTTCCAGTAGTCGATTCTACCATTTCGTATTAGCTTATCGTCTTTCTTAATTTCGTCTCTTGCGTAATTGAATATTGCTCTAGCTTTTTCCGCATTTCCCATACTAGGAGTAATAATCTGATTAAGAGTTTCGGTAACTAAAGAATCATTTAAATCAACAAAAATTCTAGGATCTTTTGATTCATATATCTTATAAGAACTAATTTCTTGATTTAATTTATTTTGGGATTCTAGGAGAAATAATTCTTCTTCATTTAATTTATCTTTATACTGGACCATTTCTTCAAGTTCAAATCCTTTTTCCATTAAAGTAGAATTAGTTTCTTGAAGCTCTAAATATGATTCCATAATTTTTTCTTCTATTTGGTAATTTGATTTTATTTGAAAGTTTAATTTGTGTGTTTCTGACATAAACATAAACGAAAACAATATAATTCCAAATATAAAAAAAGAAACAACAAAAAATCTCTTCATCATATTTTTTTAAATATTAAATCTATATTTAAGAATAACTTAAATCAAATATATGATTTAATTTGGAATTCTTTATTATTAAAAATATTTAAGATTTAAAGAGATAAGTTATTAGTTGTATACTAATCAGAACCGATTATTTTTCTTGCTGCCATTGTAAGGGGATCTAGAGCGCTAGATATTGGGGGGGCGTATGACGTTTCTGAAGTTGCAAGTTGATGAACTGTTGTTTTCCTACCTATAAGGAGTGACATAGCGTCTATCCTTCCTTTTACTCCTTCTTTAGAAATAACTTGGGCCCCAATTACTCTGTAATCACTGTCAGACAATATCTTAACGTAGATATCTTCTCCACGTGGATAATATTTTGCTCTCGTTAATCCTTTTGCATTACCTTCTATTGGATTTATCCCGTATTCTAGTGCCTTTTCTTTTGTAATCCCTACTGTACCAACTTCCAATTCTCCAATAACAGCTATACTTGGACTCGATATGGGCCCAAAAACTGAATTTTTTCCATTAATATTATCTGCTACCACTACACCTTGCCTTATCGCTGTGGATCCTAATGCACTTATTGTTGATTTATGGGTAATAATATCTGTTACTTCAACGCAATTACCACAAGAATATACATTCTTAAGGAATTTACCCTTCCTTCTCACCCTTAGTGAGGCATCTGTAACAATTCCTCCAGTACTTCCAGTTTCAATACCTGCGTTTTTTGCCAATTCTACATTTGGTCTTACACCCACTGACACAAGAACTAAATCCGTTTCAAACTCATTTCCATTGGCTTTAACATGATTTACTTTTTTCTCACCTAGAATTGCTGAAGCGACTGTGGACGTATGTATATTCATATTTAGATATGTTAGATAATTTTCTACTATGATACTCATATCCTTATCAAGCATATTTGGGAGAACACGATCTTTCATTTCAATGACTCTTGATTTGAGCCCCTTTTTAAGAAAAGCATGGGCCATTTCGAGACCTATCGCCCCAGCGCCTATAATTGTTGGCGATTTTGTGTTTTTTAAAGAGTTAGATATTTTAAAGGCGTCTTCTAGAGAATTCAAAAAATAAACGCCCTCAAGATCTATTCCCGGAACAGGAGGTATTATTGGTTTTGCCCCAGTGGCGATTACTAAAATATCATATTTTAATGTTTCATTACCCAAAATAATCTCATTATCGTCCATATTTATTTTATAAACAGCAGTATTATTCAATATGTTAATGTTCATTTCGGAATAATATTTCATATCTCTAAGAATGAGTGTATCGAATGAATTAATCATCCCAGAAATTACAAATGGAATGCCACAAGGACTATAAGCGAAATATTCGCGATCTGTAATTACAGTTATTTCTATATTTTTGTTTTTTCTCCTTACTTGAGAAGCAACAGGTAGGCCCGCAGCTCCTGCACCTATAATTACAAGGTGTTTTGGCATGTCTATTATAAAAAGATAAAGACCTTTTAAAGTTAAGGTTTAATATCTATATAGTACTGGCCACTATTCACATCTTCATTCACAAAGCATTTCTTAGAATAATTATCAAAAAAATACCTGCTGTATTCAGAACATAAGAGATAATCCCGAAGTGTCTAAGTTTTATGTTTTTTACCAAAGCTAGAATTACAACCCCTATTTCATCGGGGAGAGGCGATGATATAAAAAATGCCCCTATGATATATGCCAGATATTTTCGATAAGTTTCAGGTATTTTGTTCAATGTAAAAAGAGAAATTTTATGTTGTGAAAAATCTTTTATCTCGTCATTAAATGATATACGTATAAAGTGGAATATTATTACATCGCCTACTAAAGACCCAATACCCGCAATTATACCCAATAATAAGATATTTTTATTGGCCGAAAATATTAAAATTAGAGCAGTTGCAATCGGTGCGGTAAAGGAAAATACATAGAATATGCCCGAAATAAATATACCTAGGTATCCTAATTCAATAAAACTTTCAGGTATGGCATTTCTTAAACTCCCGAAGAGAAAGAAAGTCAATATATAAATTGTACCTAAAGTTTTAAATTTTTTATATTTCAACTTATCACGTCGGAATAGATTTATTATTTCTTATTTGGTGAATCTTATAGAGAAGATATTTTTTCATAAATTAATTTTTTAGCATTATTTTTTGCATCAAGATTATCCAGTATTACCATCATTTCTTCTTCTGCTTTTAAATGTATCAAGTAATCGGCATGCGTTTCCAATCTAGTTTTTGCATCTTGTCTGTTTGGCCCATCATTATGATAGGCACAATATAAGATGCCAATAAGGAAACAACTAGATTTAAGAATATGAATGGGTAAGGATACCATTGATTAATTCATGCAGTAATATTCAAAGATACCCATATTGATAAAATAACCGAACAAAAATGAATTTCCACGAGCCTATCTTAGATGTGGCCCAATCGGATGCCTTTTCTCCAAAAGTTAAATATAAATTTCTATTTTCATAAAGAGTAGTCGAAAAACATATAAGAAGAATAATTGTAGAAATCTCAAGGCAATTATAGGTGGAGGTATAATGAAATTAATAACTTATTTAATAATTGGGATGTTGCTTTTAACATCATTGACATTTGTTTCTGCAGATAATAAAAATTTTGATGTAATTGTACTCCAAGGATCATCTCTTAAAGCTGGTACAGAAAATAATTTAGTTACAGTTACAATAAATAATGAAACTTCTTTAGAATTTCAGACTGTAAAAGTATATCTAGATCTTTCAGCTCCCTTTTCAGCTTCCCGTAAAGAATCAGATCAGTTTGTTATTGGAAATCTTACAACAATTCCCAAAGGGGCTTTTTTTGTAGTCGATGTTGACGGCGGGGCTGCATATGGAAATTACAAAATTCCCGTGATTATTGAAACAAATAGGGGAAATTATCGTGAGGAGATAGAAGTCAAAGTTATTGGAGATACTCTTGTTAGCGTTGAAGACTTTTCTATTGATGGAGTAAAAGGGCAAACAGTTGATCCTGGGAAAATATTTAATATTAATCTCCGATTGAAGAATGTTGGAGGTAACAGACTACAATGGATAAAAGTAGAACTTAACACACAGGATCCCGGGATTGTTCCAGTTTCTTCATCACTAACTAAAACATTCCAAGACTTAAGGACAGGAGAATATATTATTGCATCGTATGATCTCTCAATTGGTAAGGATATCGTTCCAAAGAATCATATCATGTCTCTTGTTTTAACTTTTCAAGATAATCTTGGAGTAACCTATACTCAAAATGAAGTTCTTGGTCTAAAGATAAGAGGACAGCCCCAGTTGGAACTTGGTAGAAGAACAACAGATCCAACAAGAATTGTCCAGAATCAGCCTTTTGTGTTAACATTGAAGATAGAAAATATTGGAACAACCAACGCAGATAACGTTAAACTAAAAATTGAATCTCCGTTTACTGGAGACAGTGAAGCATACCTTGGTAAGATTCAAAAAGGGGATTATGCCAATGGGGTTTTTGCCTTAAATTCTGGAGCAAATAATGGAGAAATTAAATGCAAACTCATTATTACTTACAATGACGATCAAGGTTCGCATACTAATGAAAAAGAGTTCTTTGTATCTGTCAATTCTATCCCTCAAGCAACTGGAGGACAAGTTGCGGCTAATTTGATTGTTCCTGTAATAGTACTGGCTATGATTATTGGTGGAATATATCTATACCGAAAAAGAAGAAAATCGAAAAAAGAGGGGTCTTCTAAAGAGATATCTGAGCAATAAATTGAAATCTTTAGAGGTTAAGTAAAAATGGAACCACCGGTAATTGATGCAAGGGCACTATACAAGTGCTATACTCTTGGAAATGCTCAGATTCCTATTTTGCGGGGAATAGACCTTACCGTAGAAAAAGGAGAAATTGTCGCTTTAATGGGGCCATCTGGGTCAGGTAAGAGTACACTTTTGGGGATACTTGGAGGTTTAGACTTACCTACTTCGGGTAAAATACTAATAGATGGAATTGATATAACAAGGCTTCCTGAAAGTAAACTTGCAGAGATCAGAGGTAGGAAAATTGGATTCGTTTTCCAGGCATATAATCTCGTTTCAACTCTTACGGCAATTGAAAATGTGATGTTACCTGCTTATTTTGTTAAAGGCAAGAAAAAAGATCCTGAAGAGCTTCTTGAGATAGTAGGACTTAGCCACAGAAGGAATAACAAGCCGAACGAGATGAGCGGCGGTGAACAGCAAAGAGTAGCTATCGCAAGAGCATTAATAAATAATCCTAAAATTCTTTTCGGTGATGAACCTACGGGTAACTTAGATACTAAGACAGAAGTTAAAATATTAAATCTATTTAAGAGATTAAGGGAAGATTATGGCTCTACTATTTTTTTAGTTACGCATTCTGATGAAGTAGCTAAGATCGCCGATCGTATTATTCATATCAGAGATGGAAGATTGGAAAGGGAGACAAATGTTGGAAAAATCAAAAATTAACATATATTTTAAATATGCTGCAACCTCCCTTTTAAGAAGAAAACAACGATCTCTTTTTTCTTTACTTGCGATTGCCATAAGTATATCCTCAATAGTGGCAATTAGCCTTATGGGAAATTCTGTCGATTACACTCTTCAAAGTAGTGTTAAATACTATTTTGGAGGAGATTTGCGTCTAGATATGGATGCAA encodes:
- a CDS encoding CoA-binding protein, coding for MKDLDFFFNPSSIAVIGASDTVGSVGYEIMKNLLEDFPGELYPINIKQKPIFGKPSYKSILDVPKTIEMVVIAIPAQYVADVLEECGKKGVKGVVIVSGGFSEIGEKEREANLLEISNKYGIRIIGPNCIGIYDNFSGVNTVFLSKEKISFPQKGNISFISQSGAFAGLILDWTSKERIGISKVVSYGNKVDVNEADLIDYLYDDETSKVICLYIEGIRRGLRFMESAKRASKKVPILALKSGKTKSGAKAASSHTGSLAGEDIIYDSAFKQSHIIRASNFEELFDMAKALEKQVYPKSDGVAILTNAGGLGVMTADALEMNGLRLANLGEETVEKLKTQFPERVVVSNPMDLVGDADKERYEIALKSLMEDKDVGLIVVILLLQVPTLSLDSADIILNIKKNSDKPIIILAAGGEIITPCLRKLEEGGLAVYPSPERAARAAYALVNHAIVRGDIHREGKENIGICKI
- a CDS encoding DUF1003 domain-containing protein, coding for MNQWYPYPFIFLNLVVSLLASYIVPIIMMGQTDKMQKLDWKRMPIT
- a CDS encoding FAD-dependent oxidoreductase, with translation MPKHLVIIGAGAAGLPVASQVRRKNKNIEITVITDREYFAYSPCGIPFVISGMINSFDTLILRDMKYYSEMNINILNNTAVYKINMDDNEIILGNETLKYDILVIATGAKPIIPPVPGIDLEGVYFLNSLEDAFKISNSLKNTKSPTIIGAGAIGLEMAHAFLKKGLKSRVIEMKDRVLPNMLDKDMSIIVENYLTYLNMNIHTSTVASAILGEKKVNHVKANGNEFETDLVLVSVGVRPNVELAKNAGIETGSTGGIVTDASLRVRRKGKFLKNVYSCGNCVEVTDIITHKSTISALGSTAIRQGVVVADNINGKNSVFGPISSPSIAVIGELEVGTVGITKEKALEYGINPIEGNAKGLTRAKYYPRGEDIYVKILSDSDYRVIGAQVISKEGVKGRIDAMSLLIGRKTTVHQLATSETSYAPPISSALDPLTMAARKIIGSD
- a CDS encoding acetate--CoA ligase family protein — its product is MISIERVRKILEFVRSEGRNSLMEHEAKEIMKAYGIKVPKEGIATSEEEVLKIARKVEYPVVLKIASPDIQHKTDAGAVFLNLSKAEDILEGYRKVIQNSKNFKPDADIRGVIVQHMMPKQREVIIGVSKDNQFGHVLMFGLGGIFVEVLKDVSFRIIPIEMEDAYEMISEIRSHQMLCGVRGEKPSDIDALVDIMLKVSKFVSDFPEVKELDLNPVFVSEKGAVAVDALIVIE
- a CDS encoding transglutaminase-like domain-containing protein; the protein is MMKRFFVVSFFIFGIILFSFMFMSETHKLNFQIKSNYQIEEKIMESYLELQETNSTLMEKGFELEEMVQYKDKLNEEELFLLESQNKLNQEISSYKIYESKDPRIFVDLNDSLVTETLNQIITPSMGNAEKARAIFNYARDEIKKDDKLIRNGRIDYWNYPKNIIQSKKGEYEDKIILLVSMLRASGFSENDVEVVGAKINLLNSTSSDIWVELKLNGNIYLLLPRENNNFDSFNKNDIYKVYSVEELFRFNDKKLMRS
- a CDS encoding ABC transporter ATP-binding protein, which encodes MEPPVIDARALYKCYTLGNAQIPILRGIDLTVEKGEIVALMGPSGSGKSTLLGILGGLDLPTSGKILIDGIDITRLPESKLAEIRGRKIGFVFQAYNLVSTLTAIENVMLPAYFVKGKKKDPEELLEIVGLSHRRNNKPNEMSGGEQQRVAIARALINNPKILFGDEPTGNLDTKTEVKILNLFKRLREDYGSTIFLVTHSDEVAKIADRIIHIRDGRLERETNVGKIKN
- a CDS encoding transglutaminase-like cysteine peptidase — encoded protein: MEYKNFKILIIILMIFSSVLFSGFLIKHYQYSNSLIQEKELENRLLYYNNERSNIEAKVKAIELNIVTENKNIENLKDRINQRIESINILKEEINIYEKLKKYDMTVFITPENQSIKSFSNGISTNDPVIIYRFVRDEIKYEEDYLTYDYRFEYWQLPEETLNLRTGDCEDQAILLCTLLRAKGYSPEDVKVVFGLTSSNTGHAWVELFYQGNWVVFDPTSSASDYIEKTRYYSLINASYKGSFNDLYYEAIE